The Diadema setosum chromosome 1, eeDiaSeto1, whole genome shotgun sequence genome has a window encoding:
- the LOC140232925 gene encoding sphingomyelinase C-like, giving the protein MAFRYYHQLVGLLLMTTFAVISYVQGQNCNVDENTPTVWLGDVQDDFYCEGNLTHCSHFGLDYICEDPNGGSLEPCENGTKVMCASPAVQLADPTPATTLRVLAYNVYEIRYLYFQSGQQERTCRIPRLVFTMHPDLDVIVFNEVFMGGCFAPFDDSIATSTLTIRDMLDQYGFNYYTYTVAEGPGEPFPLLENSGIFVASRWPILKNASRVFNVTETYAVTAKGVMYTEINKTVNGESQIYHVFGTHMQAFGTQDADWVRVTQANIIRNFMLEQNIPTSEPVIYAGDLNAKMNTTNGDDVIDAFDATVPRLVGDLYFTYDHQNNDMFSENTTENSTWLDYVMYSSSHLQPTTATLQVVRPRMDPLEVCWRAISPFPAYPGMDACRDTRVITDLSDHYAVLGTFDFDHDDALPSTTPYVQPFTTDSTNALRCLGRWSAAVFVILTVIFQQW; this is encoded by the exons ATGGCTTTCCGCTACTATCATCAACTGGTTGGATTGCTTTTGATGACCACCTTTGCAGTCATCTCCTACGTCCAAG gACAAAACTGCAATGTTGACGAAAATACACCAACAGTTTGGCTGG GAGACGTACAAGACGACTTTTACTGCGAGGGAAATCTCACCCACTGCTCTCACTTTGGTCTGGACTACATTTGCGAAGACCCAAACGGAGGCTCACTTGAACCCTGCGAAAACGGAACGAAAGTGATGTGCGCATCCCCAGCCGTTCAACTGGCCGATCCTACTCCCGCTACGACCCTGCGAGTCTTGGCGTACAACGTGTACGAGATCCGATATCTCTACTTCCAGAGTGGCCAGCAGGAGCGAACGTGCCGAATCCCTCGGCTCGTCTTCACCATGCATCCCGATCTCGACGTCATCGTCTTCAACGAGGTGTTCATGGGAGGTTGCTTCGCGCCTTTCGACGACTCCATCGCAACGAGCACTCTGACCATTCGGGACATGCTGGATCAGTACGGTTTTAATTACTACACTTACACCGTCGCCGAGGGGCCTGGTGAACCTTTCCCGCTCCTCGAAAACAGCGGCATCTTTGTGGCGTCCCGATGGCCCATCCTGAAGAACGCATCGAGGGTATTTAACGTAACTGAAACGTACGCTGTCACAGCAAAGGGGGTCATGTACACTGAGATTAACAAGACAGTGAATGGAGAAAGTCAAATATACCATGTTTTTGGCACCCATATGCAAGCATTTGGCACACAAGACGCAGATTGGGTGCGGGTTACTCAGGCAAATATCATCCGGAACTTCATGCTCGAGCAGAACATTCCAACCAGCGAACCAGTCATATATGCCGGGGACCTCAATGCCAAGATGAACACAACAAACGGAGACGACGTCATCGATGCGTTCGACGCAACCGTCCCTCGTCTTGTCGGCGATCTCTACTTTACTTATGACCACCAAAACAACGACATGTTCAGCGAAAACACAACCGAGAATAGCACGTGGCTTGACTACGTCATGTACAGTTCGTCGCATCTCCAGCCCACGACTGCCACCTTGCAGGTTGTTCGACCCCGGATGGATCCACTGGAGGTGTGCTGGAGAGCCATCTCACCCTTTCCAGCTTACCCAGGAATGGACGCTTGCAGAGACACCAGAGTCATCACCGACCTCTCAGACCACTACGCTGTCCTGGGAACGTTTGATTTCGACCATGACGACGCCTTGCCCAGCACGACACCCTATGTGCAACCCTTCACTACCGACTCTACAAACGCTCTCCGGTGTCTCGGTCGCTGGTCTGCTGCCGTGTTTGTTATCCTCACAGTGATTTTTCAACAGTGGTAA
- the LOC140233495 gene encoding sphingomyelinase C-like yields MTEPLQCSHFGLEMVCEVPCDGGMRVLCSSPPAIPLSEPSPATQISVVAYNTWELRYLYQQNGQRERTCRQLRELFRLRQDIDVIVFNEAFMGGCFSSVNSTTSANTLTIRDILVQYGFNFFTGTIGEERELPKFENGGVFIAARWPIEAEDETIYNAAVNTTSDALSAKGAKYARVVKTVDGDSRIYHIFGTHLQASKGVVADNVRVKQASQMYDFAQGLNLLSDEPVIYAGDLNANFYTDAPSNAADIFEALEAVVPPIIGVYNYTTDGLENDARDGDSKSFKDYVIYNQHHLNPTTATQEILRPRTSESFEVCMEAFSPYPSYPHSQRCRKIQNITDLSDHFAVIGVLDFDDRMSSTTDHAPTSTDSEAGRLVQDLCMVLVVIASVLFTLAPPS; encoded by the coding sequence ATGACTGAACCGTTGCAATGTTCTCACTTTGGTCTCGAGATGGTGTGCGAAGTGCCGTGTGATGGCGGTATGAGGGTCTTGTGTTCCTCGCCTCCAGCCATCCCTCTTTCGGAGCCATCCCCAGCCACCCAGATAAGCGTAGTGGCCTACAACACTTGGGAGCTGCGCTATCTGTACCAACAGAATGGTCAGAGGGAGCGAACTTGCCGGCAGCTGAGGGAGCTCTTCCGACTGAGGCAAGATATTGACGTCATCGTCTTCAACGAGGCTTTCATGGGAGGTTGCTTCTCGAGTGTGAACTCGACCACCAGCGCGAATACTCTGACTATCCGCGACATCCTGGTGCAGTACGGGTTCAATTTCTTCACCGGAACGATTGGGGAGGAGCGCGAATTGCCGAAATTCGAGAATGGCGGTGTCTTCATAGCCGCGAGGTGGCCCATTGAAGCAGAAGACGAGACCATCTACAACGCTGCTGTCAATACTACTTCGGATGCCCTGTCTGCCAAGGGGGCCAAGTATGCTCGTGTAGTGAAGACAGTCGATGGAGATAGTAGAATATACCACATTTTTGGTACTCATCTCCAGGCTTCGAAAGGTGTGGTCGCAGACAACGTCCGGGTGAAGCAGGCGAGCCAGATGTACGACTTTGCTCAGGGGCTGAACCTACTCTCCGACGAGCCCGTCATCTATGCCGGAGACCTCAACGCGAATTTCTACACTGACGCGCCGTCCAATGCAGCCGATATCTTCGAGGCGCTGGAAGCCGTCGTACCGCCAATAATCGGTGTGTATAACTACACCACGGATGGTCTCGAAAACGATGCAAGAGATGGCGACAGCAAATCGTTCAAGGACTACGTCATCTACAATCAACACCACCTTAACCCAACCACCGCAACGCAGGAGATTCTGCGCCCTCGTACTTCTGAATCATTCGAAGTCTGCATGGAGGCATTCTCCCCCTATCCCTCCTACCCACACTCACAACGGTGTcggaaaatacaaaacattacCGACCTCTCCGACCATTTCGCCGTGATCGGTGTTCTTGACTTCGACGACCGGATGTCCAGCACAACTGACCACGCACCAACCTCTACTGACTCAGAAGCCGGGCGCCTTGTTCAAGATTTGTGCATGGTCTTGGTTGTAATTGCCAGTGTTTTGTTTACTCTTGCGCCTCCATCATAA